A genome region from Wielerella bovis includes the following:
- a CDS encoding bifunctional 2',3'-cyclic-nucleotide 2'-phosphodiesterase/3'-nucleotidase — protein MKKTALTLVVSALLAHNVVAAPIQFRIIETSDIHTNLTDFDYYKDQVNPQYGLTRTATLINQAKQENPNHILLDNGDLIQGAPMGDFMASKGLVKGEKHPAYLALEHLGFHASTLGNHEFNFGLDFLHQAMESTHIPILNANVVDAKTGKNKYTPFIIYLMNLKDQNGKQHNVKVGILGLVTPQILQWDKKHLEGKVLVHDIVASAKKWVPHMKQQGADVVIVLNHSGLGDTKKAYQAQQENTTYELSKIAGVDAVAFGHAHGQFPSEEFANLPAINIQNGTIHGKAATMPGQFGSHIGIMDLTLDNRSGKWQVVNSQSHLRSIYDSKNKKPLVENDPQIVKLMQPYHEATRQFVGKPIGKSSDNMFSFLALVQDDPTMQIVSQAQIDYVKKVFQDHPKYKNLPVLSAVAPFKAGGRKNDPNSYTEVHKGTLTFRNAADLYLYPNTLYAVKVSGKELREWLECSAGMFNHIDVNSSQPQALLNWNGFRTYNFDVIDGVEYEIDVSQPARYDGSCKLVNSGSRRIQKLTHQGKAVKDSDEFIVATNNYRATGGSFAGTGDNNIIYAAPDENRQVLAQYISQYSQQHGEIRPNADQNWTFKALPQPNLHVYFETANSELARQFIKEKAVRSYTFEKVDETGFAVYRIDLSGKKVK, from the coding sequence ATGAAAAAAACTGCTTTAACTTTGGTTGTAAGCGCATTGTTGGCGCACAACGTGGTAGCCGCCCCCATTCAATTTCGCATTATTGAAACTAGTGATATCCACACCAATTTAACCGACTTTGATTATTACAAAGACCAAGTCAATCCCCAATACGGTTTAACTCGAACCGCTACGCTGATTAATCAAGCTAAACAAGAAAATCCCAACCATATTTTGTTGGACAATGGTGACCTGATTCAAGGTGCGCCCATGGGCGATTTCATGGCAAGCAAAGGCTTGGTAAAAGGTGAAAAACACCCAGCCTATTTAGCTTTGGAACATTTGGGGTTCCATGCCAGTACTTTGGGCAACCACGAATTCAATTTCGGCTTGGATTTTTTGCATCAAGCGATGGAATCCACCCACATTCCCATACTCAATGCCAATGTGGTGGACGCCAAAACAGGAAAAAATAAATACACGCCTTTCATCATTTATCTCATGAATTTGAAAGACCAAAATGGCAAACAACACAATGTGAAAGTGGGTATTTTGGGTTTGGTAACACCTCAAATTTTGCAATGGGACAAAAAACATTTGGAAGGCAAAGTGTTGGTGCATGATATTGTGGCAAGCGCGAAAAAATGGGTGCCGCACATGAAACAACAGGGTGCAGATGTGGTCATTGTTTTGAATCACAGTGGCTTGGGTGACACCAAAAAAGCCTATCAAGCTCAACAAGAAAACACCACCTATGAATTGAGTAAAATTGCAGGCGTGGATGCGGTGGCATTCGGTCATGCACACGGGCAATTTCCTAGCGAAGAATTTGCCAATCTGCCCGCCATTAACATCCAAAACGGTACGATTCACGGTAAAGCAGCCACCATGCCTGGTCAATTTGGCAGTCACATCGGTATCATGGATTTGACTTTGGATAATCGCTCGGGCAAATGGCAAGTGGTCAATAGTCAATCGCATTTGCGTTCCATTTACGATAGTAAAAACAAAAAACCTTTGGTGGAAAATGACCCACAAATAGTCAAATTGATGCAGCCTTATCACGAAGCCACTCGTCAATTTGTTGGCAAACCCATAGGCAAATCGTCTGACAATATGTTCAGCTTTTTGGCATTGGTGCAAGATGATCCCACTATGCAAATCGTCAGCCAAGCCCAAATCGATTATGTGAAAAAAGTCTTTCAGGACCACCCCAAATACAAAAACCTGCCTGTATTGAGTGCCGTTGCACCCTTTAAGGCGGGTGGACGCAAAAACGACCCTAACAGCTACACCGAAGTCCACAAAGGCACATTGACTTTCCGCAATGCCGCTGATTTGTATTTGTATCCCAACACCCTGTATGCGGTTAAAGTGTCGGGCAAAGAATTACGCGAATGGCTGGAATGTTCTGCAGGCATGTTCAACCACATTGATGTGAACAGCAGCCAACCCCAAGCCTTGCTGAATTGGAACGGTTTCCGAACCTATAATTTTGACGTGATAGATGGAGTGGAATACGAAATTGATGTCAGCCAACCTGCCCGTTACGATGGTTCGTGCAAATTGGTCAATTCAGGCAGTCGCCGTATTCAAAAACTGACTCATCAAGGCAAAGCCGTGAAAGATAGTGACGAATTTATTGTTGCTACCAATAACTACCGTGCTACAGGAGGTAGTTTTGCAGGCACAGGCGATAACAACATCATTTACGCCGCCCCTGATGAAAACCGCCAAGTTTTGGCGCAATACATCAGTCAATATAGTCAGCAACACGGCGAAATACGCCCCAATGCCGACCAAAACTGGACATTCAAAGCTTTGCCACAGCCTAATTTGCATGTTTATTTTGAAACTGCCAATAGTGAATTGGCACGACAATTCATCAAAGAAAAAGCCGTGCGCTCCTACACATTTGAAAAAGTGGATGAAACAGGTTTTGCCGTGTATCGCATTGACCTGTCAGGAAAAAAAGTCAAATAA
- a CDS encoding REP-associated tyrosine transposase has product MSHYRRSQQKGGTFFFTVALANRQSNLLVQHIDYFKQAYRKVWQDYPFESVAVCVLPDHVHAIWTLPPDDCDYSLRWQLIKRYFSRHFDASQTRSHSKIKHREKGIWQRRFWEHEIRDEQDLQRCIDYVHFNPVKHGYVAQCVDWEYSTFHRYVRLGMLPENWGGTEIVRNQMQVGDWD; this is encoded by the coding sequence ATGTCCCATTATCGGCGTTCGCAACAAAAAGGCGGTACATTTTTCTTTACCGTTGCATTAGCCAATCGCCAAAGCAATTTATTGGTTCAACATATTGATTATTTCAAACAAGCCTATCGCAAAGTTTGGCAAGATTATCCTTTTGAATCAGTTGCAGTATGCGTATTACCCGACCACGTTCATGCCATTTGGACTTTACCGCCCGATGACTGCGATTATTCATTGAGATGGCAACTGATTAAACGCTATTTTTCGCGTCATTTTGATGCCAGCCAAACGCGTAGCCACAGCAAAATCAAACACAGAGAAAAAGGCATTTGGCAACGCCGATTTTGGGAACATGAAATCCGTGATGAGCAAGATTTACAGCGTTGCATAGATTATGTGCATTTTAATCCTGTGAAACATGGTTATGTGGCACAATGCGTGGATTGGGAATATTCAACCTTTCATCGTTATGTGCGCTTGGGTATGTTGCCTGAAAACTGGGGTGGCACAGAGATTGTGCGCAACCAAATGCAGGTAGGGGATTGGGATTAA
- a CDS encoding transporter substrate-binding domain-containing protein, which translates to MQPEKLENCVKPRGQRVAHPTLAAAQEQNKSAATTETVAGSATATVQESNNGGETYIVMSQPSYPPFATRGDKGEMIGLDMDLLNAIAKKASVGWATRCPRK; encoded by the coding sequence ATGCAGCCTGAAAAATTGGAGAATTGCGTTAAACCGCGTGGGCAACGAGTTGCCCACCCTACTCTTGCTGCAGCGCAAGAACAAAATAAATCGGCTGCTACTACAGAAACTGTCGCAGGTTCAGCTACAGCAACTGTGCAAGAATCCAATAATGGTGGTGAAACCTATATCGTGATGAGCCAACCATCTTATCCACCATTTGCCACTCGTGGCGATAAAGGTGAAATGATTGGGTTGGATATGGATTTGCTCAATGCGATTGCCAAAAAAGCAAGCGTAGGGTGGGCAACTCGTTGCCCACGCAAATAA
- a CDS encoding type I secretion system permease/ATPase — MKSIIEHLSLATQQLGTPIAEAALAAQVLRDKNLHVNYASLAEVLSSHGFDNQLSKRSLNDIPTLAVPCVIVLKDEQAAVITHISGSGSLKRYRILQTGNVAQELSYDELNEHYLGYCWFIKPKIAADGRSDLPEYTLPKAWFWKVIARFRSYYYQVILATVIINFLALVSSLYVMQVYDRVIPNKSYETLTALSIGVVIAVLFELITKLIRGHLTDIAGKKADLIISSALFRRVMSLRLAEKPTSAGSYANNLRDFEAVREFMTSASLLAIVDFPFLLLFVSVIGLIGGIKLAIVPFTIIMIVVVVSFIMQRPLSRYINQSMKESSQRQGLAVEAIEGIETLKVNNATNWAQQKWDLFTAKTAAASIKVKDTSNFIVNFAVAMQQLNTVFLVVVGTFLIHSTMPSEQITMGALIASVILSGRALAPLGQIAGLATRYQSAKHALEGVNKIVERPIERAPDRQYITLDTVSGSLNINQAVFTYSKDAPIAVRGVNLTIHAGEKVAILGSIGSGKSTLLKLLAGLYEPQQGNITLDNVDLRQLDPNFLRNQVALLNQSPRLFLGTLRENMDLARSDGYVSSDQDLLNALARFGLDKIIQNHPKGLDMPLGEDGQGLSGGQKQIVALARLTLKQPRVVLLDEPTTGLDPATENLALRALQQWAHDKTMIVVTHRPQVLQMVDRIIIMENGVVAMDGARDVVLQKLIDNERAQQQAAS, encoded by the coding sequence ATGAAATCCATTATTGAACATCTGTCTCTTGCCACACAACAGTTGGGTACACCAATTGCCGAAGCCGCTTTGGCTGCCCAAGTTTTGCGCGATAAAAATCTGCATGTGAATTACGCATCGCTTGCCGAAGTGCTGTCCAGTCATGGTTTTGATAATCAACTATCTAAACGCAGCCTGAACGATATTCCCACGCTTGCCGTGCCGTGTGTGATTGTGTTGAAAGATGAACAAGCGGCGGTTATCACGCACATTTCAGGTTCAGGCAGCCTGAAACGCTATCGTATTTTGCAAACAGGCAATGTGGCACAAGAATTGTCGTACGATGAATTAAATGAGCATTATTTGGGCTATTGTTGGTTTATCAAACCGAAAATCGCCGCCGATGGTCGCAGCGATTTGCCTGAATACACGCTGCCCAAAGCATGGTTTTGGAAAGTGATTGCGCGTTTTCGCAGCTATTATTATCAAGTCATTTTGGCAACTGTCATCATCAATTTTTTGGCTTTGGTCAGTTCTTTGTATGTGATGCAAGTGTATGACCGCGTGATTCCGAATAAATCTTACGAGACTTTAACTGCGTTGAGTATTGGGGTAGTTATTGCGGTTTTGTTTGAATTAATCACCAAATTGATACGCGGACATTTGACTGATATTGCGGGCAAAAAAGCTGATTTGATTATCAGCTCTGCGCTATTTCGTCGCGTGATGTCGCTGCGTTTGGCAGAAAAACCCACATCAGCAGGTTCATATGCCAATAATTTGCGCGATTTTGAAGCTGTGCGCGAATTTATGACCAGCGCGAGTTTATTGGCAATTGTAGATTTTCCGTTTTTATTGTTATTTGTGAGTGTGATTGGCTTAATTGGTGGCATAAAACTGGCGATTGTGCCATTTACCATTATCATGATAGTGGTTGTAGTCAGTTTCATCATGCAACGCCCTTTGTCGCGCTACATCAATCAATCCATGAAAGAAAGTTCACAACGTCAAGGGTTGGCAGTGGAAGCGATTGAGGGAATTGAAACGTTGAAAGTGAACAACGCAACCAACTGGGCACAACAAAAATGGGATTTGTTCACCGCTAAAACGGCAGCAGCATCCATTAAAGTGAAAGACACAAGCAACTTTATTGTGAATTTTGCAGTGGCGATGCAACAGTTAAATACAGTATTTTTAGTGGTGGTCGGCACATTTTTAATTCACAGTACCATGCCAAGTGAACAAATCACAATGGGTGCATTGATTGCATCGGTGATTTTGTCGGGACGCGCCCTTGCGCCGCTGGGACAAATTGCAGGTTTGGCAACACGTTATCAATCGGCAAAACACGCTTTGGAAGGCGTGAACAAAATTGTGGAACGCCCGATTGAGCGCGCACCTGACCGTCAATACATTACGCTGGATACGGTTTCAGGCAGCCTGAATATCAATCAAGCAGTATTTACATACAGTAAAGATGCGCCGATTGCGGTAAGAGGTGTTAATTTAACCATTCATGCAGGCGAAAAAGTGGCGATTTTGGGGAGTATTGGCAGCGGCAAATCTACTTTATTGAAATTGTTGGCAGGTTTGTATGAGCCACAACAGGGCAATATTACGCTGGATAATGTGGATTTGCGCCAGCTTGACCCGAATTTCTTACGCAATCAAGTCGCTTTGTTAAACCAATCGCCGCGTTTATTTTTGGGAACATTGCGCGAAAATATGGATTTGGCGCGTTCTGATGGCTATGTTTCATCTGACCAAGATTTACTCAATGCTTTGGCGCGGTTTGGTTTGGATAAAATCATTCAAAATCATCCCAAAGGTTTGGATATGCCTTTGGGCGAAGATGGACAAGGTTTATCGGGTGGACAAAAACAAATTGTGGCATTGGCGCGATTGACTTTGAAACAGCCGCGTGTGGTATTGTTGGACGAACCGACTACGGGGCTTGACCCTGCCACCGAAAATTTGGCGTTGCGCGCGCTGCAACAATGGGCGCACGATAAAACCATGATTGTGGTAACGCATCGCCCACAGGTTTTGCAGATGGTGGACAGAATCATCATTATGGAAAATGGCGTGGTAGCGATGGATGGTGCGCGTGATGTGGTGTTACAAAAATTGATAGACAATGAACGGGCGCAGCAACAAGCGGCATCGTGA